A portion of the Bactrocera neohumeralis isolate Rockhampton chromosome 2, APGP_CSIRO_Bneo_wtdbg2-racon-allhic-juicebox.fasta_v2, whole genome shotgun sequence genome contains these proteins:
- the LOC126751687 gene encoding uncharacterized protein LOC126751687 — protein MGKMIKLNSLRVDQLNKLLQNQGAAFMGNKTAKVLELIEIYGPEDVDAEEVEEITEMSAMQKQMDEMRDMISGLAKSVSDLVAVQAAMCTTPQHEINNTATTIGLSPLGTTTQSEWKRSTVHEINGLLTHRNVNCGAIYRKGNAITTGIWLVNKQTEQSQGGV, from the exons ATGGGAAAGATGATAAAATTGAATTCGCTTAGGGTTGATCAACTCAACAAATTGTTACAAAACCAAGGTGCGGCGTTTATGGGCAATAAAACGGCGAAAGTTTTGGAGCTGATTGAGATATACGGTCCTGAAGATGTTGATGCTGAAGAAGTTGAAGAAATCACCGAAATGTCTGCTATGCAAAAGCAAATGGACGAGATGCGTGATATGATTTCGGGGCTTGCCAAGTCTGTGAGTGATCTTGTGGCAGTTCAG GCGGCAATGTGTACGACACCACAACATGAAATTAATAATACAGCGACGACAATAGGGTTATCACCGTTGGGAACTACGACACAAAGTGAATGGAAGCGAAGTACAGTCCACGAAATCAATGGATTGTTAACTCATCGGAACGTTAACTGCGGAGCAATTTATAGAAAAGGTAACGCAATTACAACAGGCATATGGTTAGTGAACAAGCAAACGGAACAGTCGCAAGGAGGcgtataa